In the bacterium SCSIO 12741 genome, CATCGAAACACATGCAAATATTCCGGACAAATGGTTTCCCCAAGTCATTGACCAAAAGCTCGTTTTCCTCCATCTGAAGGAGACCGTCTCCAATTAGTGGTGTTAGACGTTCTTTGATTTTTTCGGCGAAATCTTCTGGAAAATTAACCTGATCGCTTCCACGACCAACGGAGCTAAAGTCGGTGGCAAAATGACACATAACATCCAGGATTTTTTGGCGGATCAATCGATCTTCATCCGTAAGAAGATGACCTCGGAAGATGGGGATTTTTCCCTCGGCTACCCGGTTTTGATAGTCCTCAACCTTTTTTTCGTTTTGGGCAAAGGCATACCAACTGTCCGAAATGGAGGACATCCCAAGCCCAATCATTAGCTGAGTGGTATTGGTGGTATAACCCATGAAATTTCGGTGCAATTTTTTATCCTTCCAGGCTTGGTAAAGGGTGTCCGTTGTCAAGCTAAAATGGTCCATGCCAATTTCCACGTAGCCAGCCTCTTCAAGAAGTTCCTTCCCTCGTTCATAAAGCGTGCTTTTAGCCTTTCCAAGAGGTAAATCGCTTTCATCAAATTTCCGCTGACCTACACCTTTTACCCAAGGTACGTGGGCATAGCTGTAAAAGGAAAGCCGATCGGGGCGCAATTCCCGGGTTTTGTTGATGGTGTCGCGAACGTCGTCCAGGGTTTGAAAGGGAAGGCCAAAAACCAGGTCATGGCTTATCGAGGTATAACCCATTTCCCGAGCCATATCGTGCACTTCTTTTACCTGCTCAAAGGATTGAATTCGATTGATGGCATCCTGAACTTTCGGTGCGTAGTCCTGTACTCCAAAACTCACTCTTCTAAACCCTAAATCATAGAGCGTTTGGAGATGCTCACGAGTGGTGTTGTTAGGATGGCCTTCAAATCCAAATTCAAAATTGGAAGCCACCTTGGAGGTCTCCAAAATCCCGGTGATCATTCTTTCCAACTCTTCGGGTGAAAAGAAGGTAGGGGTTCCGCCACCCAA is a window encoding:
- the hemN gene encoding oxygen-independent coproporphyrinogen III oxidase, translating into MDKALIRKYNVPGPRYTSYPTVPYWNEAGIDPQDWISTVKKSFEESQDQGISLYIHLPFCESLCTFCGCHKRITKNHGVETPYIDTVLQEWKLYLDVLGNKPLIQEIHLGGGTPTFFSPEELERMITGILETSKVASNFEFGFEGHPNNTTREHLQTLYDLGFRRVSFGVQDYAPKVQDAINRIQSFEQVKEVHDMAREMGYTSISHDLVFGLPFQTLDDVRDTINKTRELRPDRLSFYSYAHVPWVKGVGQRKFDESDLPLGKAKSTLYERGKELLEEAGYVEIGMDHFSLTTDTLYQAWKDKKLHRNFMGYTTNTTQLMIGLGMSSISDSWYAFAQNEKKVEDYQNRVAEGKIPIFRGHLLTDEDRLIRQKILDVMCHFATDFSSVGRGSDQVNFPEDFAEKIKERLTPLIGDGLLQMEENELLVNDLGKPFVRNICMCFDERLHRNKPETQLFSMTV